A single window of Anaerocolumna chitinilytica DNA harbors:
- a CDS encoding mechanosensitive ion channel family protein — MTLIKGDVLTSLRSIWKSFVDNGFDLILKILITLLVFFIGKKIIKIFLAMAERAFNRGKMEAGVKSFLLALLNAVLYIILIWIILVQVFSVKDASLVAVLGSAGLSIGLALQGGLSNFAGGVIILLLRPFKVGDYIIYAGNEGTVISIDIFYTKMLTADNRLVVMPNGALSNSNIINTTNETQRRLDINISISFSEDIDKVKEILNRIITENEKIVKEAANSILVNSFEPGAISMGIRAWVKIEDYASGKSEILESIKKEFEAHNVRVPISFAEMNLKNKV; from the coding sequence ATGACATTAATAAAAGGTGATGTGCTTACATCCTTAAGAAGCATCTGGAAAAGCTTTGTAGACAATGGTTTTGATTTGATTCTTAAAATCCTCATAACCCTATTGGTATTCTTTATCGGAAAAAAGATTATTAAGATATTTCTTGCCATGGCTGAGAGAGCCTTTAACCGCGGTAAAATGGAAGCAGGGGTTAAGAGCTTTCTGCTTGCACTTTTAAATGCCGTACTCTACATTATATTAATCTGGATTATCTTAGTACAGGTATTTAGTGTAAAGGATGCAAGTTTGGTTGCTGTTTTAGGCTCAGCTGGTTTAAGTATCGGTCTGGCTTTGCAAGGCGGACTGTCAAACTTTGCAGGAGGCGTTATTATTCTGCTTCTTCGCCCTTTTAAAGTAGGTGATTACATCATCTATGCCGGTAATGAGGGTACTGTAATTTCAATTGATATCTTTTATACCAAGATGCTTACAGCTGACAACCGTCTGGTAGTTATGCCAAACGGAGCACTCTCGAATTCTAATATAATAAATACCACTAATGAAACTCAGAGAAGACTTGATATCAATATATCAATTTCCTTCAGTGAGGATATAGATAAAGTAAAGGAAATTCTGAATAGAATCATTACAGAGAATGAAAAGATTGTAAAGGAAGCAGCAAATTCAATTCTGGTAAATAGCTTTGAACCGGGGGCTATCAGCATGGGAATCCGTGCATGGGTTAAGATAGAAGACTATGCATCCGGTAAATCTGAGATTCTGGAAAGTATCAAAAAAGAATTTGAAGCTCATAACGTTAGAGTTCCTATCAGTTTTGCAGAGATGAACTTAAAAAATAAAGTATAA
- a CDS encoding glutamine synthetase III family protein — MAEKLTDIFGVDVFNEATMAERLPKKVFAALKKTIKNGEELDPEVADIVANAMKDWAIERGATHYTHWFQPMTGITAEKHDSFISPTSDGKIILEFSGKELIKGEPDASSFPSGGLRATFEARGYTAWDCTSPAFLREDAAGVTLCIPTAFCSYTGEALDKKTPLLRSMEAISDQAVRVLKLFGHDEVKSVSCSVGPEQEYFLIDKSKYLKREDLIFTGRTLFGAQPPKGQEMEDHYFGSLKERVAAFMKEVNEECWKLGILAKTQHNEVAPAQHELAPIYSTANIATDHNQLVMETMKKVANRHGLVCLLHEKPFAGVNGSGKHDNWSIVTDTGKNLLDPGKTPHENIQFLLFLSAVIKAVDDNADLLRLSASNAGNDHRLGANEAPPAIISIFLGEQLEDVVKQLVETGDAKSSKQGGKLNIGVHTLPELKKDATDRNRTSPFAFTGNKFEFRMVGSSMSIAGPNTTLNTIVADVLSQFADELAEAKDFDVAVHDLIKKTLTEHQRIIFNGNGYSDAWVEEAERRGLPNLKSLVEAIPAMTSEKSIKIFGKYNVLSEVELHSRAEIEFEAYSKTINIEAKTMIEMANKLFIPAVIKYASGLASSINSIKAAVPEADVSVQAGLLKETSALLAEANAALASLQTVVTEAAEKEGQEQAVFFKKVVFPAMEVLRKPIDELELIVDKDIWPVPTYGDLLFEI, encoded by the coding sequence ATGGCAGAGAAATTGACTGATATCTTTGGCGTTGATGTATTTAATGAAGCCACCATGGCAGAACGTTTACCCAAAAAAGTTTTTGCCGCTTTAAAGAAAACAATTAAAAACGGAGAGGAACTGGATCCGGAGGTAGCAGATATTGTTGCAAATGCTATGAAGGACTGGGCAATCGAAAGAGGAGCAACTCATTATACCCATTGGTTTCAGCCAATGACAGGTATTACTGCTGAAAAGCATGATTCCTTTATAAGCCCTACATCTGATGGAAAGATTATACTTGAGTTCTCCGGTAAGGAATTAATTAAAGGCGAGCCAGATGCTTCTTCCTTCCCTTCCGGCGGTTTAAGAGCAACCTTTGAAGCTAGAGGATATACAGCTTGGGATTGTACTTCACCTGCTTTCTTAAGAGAAGATGCAGCCGGTGTTACCCTTTGCATTCCTACTGCATTCTGTTCATATACCGGTGAAGCCCTTGATAAGAAGACTCCTCTTCTTCGTTCAATGGAAGCCATCAGCGATCAGGCAGTACGTGTTCTTAAATTATTCGGACATGATGAAGTGAAATCAGTATCCTGTTCCGTTGGTCCTGAACAGGAATATTTCTTAATAGATAAATCAAAATATTTAAAGAGAGAAGATTTAATCTTTACCGGACGTACTTTATTTGGTGCACAGCCTCCTAAAGGTCAGGAAATGGAAGATCACTATTTCGGAAGCTTAAAAGAAAGAGTTGCGGCTTTCATGAAAGAAGTAAATGAAGAATGCTGGAAGCTTGGAATTCTTGCCAAGACACAGCACAATGAAGTTGCTCCCGCTCAGCATGAATTAGCTCCAATTTATTCTACTGCAAATATTGCAACAGATCACAATCAGTTAGTAATGGAGACTATGAAGAAAGTTGCTAACCGTCATGGTCTTGTTTGTCTCCTTCATGAGAAACCTTTTGCAGGCGTTAATGGTTCCGGTAAACATGACAACTGGTCAATTGTAACTGATACCGGAAAGAACCTTTTAGATCCCGGAAAGACCCCTCATGAGAATATACAGTTCTTATTATTCCTATCTGCTGTCATTAAAGCAGTAGATGATAATGCAGACTTATTACGTCTTTCTGCATCCAATGCTGGTAATGACCACAGATTAGGTGCTAACGAAGCTCCTCCGGCTATTATTTCCATCTTCCTTGGCGAACAGTTAGAAGATGTAGTTAAGCAGCTTGTTGAAACTGGTGATGCTAAGAGCAGTAAGCAGGGCGGAAAATTAAATATTGGTGTTCATACTCTTCCTGAATTAAAGAAAGATGCAACTGATAGAAACCGTACTTCACCTTTTGCCTTCACCGGTAATAAATTTGAATTCCGTATGGTTGGTTCTTCCATGTCTATCGCAGGTCCTAACACTACCTTAAATACAATTGTAGCTGATGTATTAAGCCAGTTTGCTGATGAATTAGCTGAGGCAAAAGACTTTGATGTAGCAGTTCACGATTTAATAAAGAAGACTTTAACAGAGCATCAGAGAATTATCTTTAACGGCAACGGATACTCCGATGCTTGGGTTGAAGAGGCTGAAAGAAGAGGTCTTCCTAATTTAAAATCTCTTGTTGAAGCAATTCCTGCAATGACTTCTGAAAAATCAATAAAGATATTTGGCAAGTATAATGTATTATCCGAAGTTGAGCTTCATTCCCGTGCTGAAATCGAATTTGAAGCTTATTCCAAGACAATTAATATCGAAGCTAAGACTATGATTGAAATGGCTAATAAGTTATTTATTCCTGCTGTTATCAAATATGCTTCAGGTCTTGCAAGCTCAATTAATTCAATAAAAGCTGCTGTTCCAGAAGCAGATGTTTCTGTTCAGGCAGGTTTATTAAAGGAAACTTCAGCTTTATTAGCTGAGGCAAATGCTGCACTAGCCAGCCTTCAGACAGTAGTAACAGAAGCTGCCGAAAAAGAAGGCCAAGAGCAGGCTGTTTTCTTTAAGAAAGTTGTATTCCCTGCCATGGAAGTTTTGAGAAAACCTATTGATGAATTAGAATTAATCGTAGATAAGGACATTTGGCCTGTACCTACTTATGGCGACTTATTATTCGAAATATAA
- the truA gene encoding tRNA pseudouridine(38-40) synthase TruA: MRNIKLVLEYDGSRYDGWQKQPGNNKSITIQDKIESVLSKMENETVELIGAARTEAGVHAYGQIANFKTNTDMKLYEIKHYLNRYLPRDIAVLEVFEVPERFHSSFSAKSFQYVYKITTGEVPSVFDRKFNYYCFHKLDVSLMKKAAQTLIGEHDFKAFSDNKRMKKSTIRKMSSIEFKTGINSIDITLTADDFWPNMARIIVGTLIEIGEGNIAPEYMEEVLLSGDRSKAGETAEARGLFLLDVKYE; encoded by the coding sequence ATGAGAAACATTAAATTAGTCCTTGAATACGACGGTTCCCGATACGACGGATGGCAAAAACAACCGGGAAACAATAAAAGTATTACAATACAAGATAAAATAGAATCTGTATTAAGTAAGATGGAAAATGAAACTGTTGAGCTGATAGGTGCAGCCAGAACGGAAGCAGGTGTACATGCTTATGGTCAGATTGCAAACTTCAAAACAAATACGGATATGAAGCTGTATGAGATTAAACATTACCTAAACCGTTATCTTCCAAGAGATATTGCAGTTCTTGAAGTATTTGAGGTACCCGAACGCTTTCACAGCAGTTTCAGTGCCAAATCCTTTCAGTATGTCTATAAGATAACCACCGGGGAAGTCCCTTCTGTTTTTGATCGCAAATTTAATTATTATTGTTTTCATAAATTAGATGTTTCTCTCATGAAAAAAGCAGCACAAACACTAATAGGTGAACATGACTTTAAAGCTTTTTCCGATAATAAACGAATGAAGAAATCTACAATTCGTAAGATGAGCAGTATTGAATTCAAGACAGGTATCAACAGCATTGATATTACCCTGACTGCCGATGATTTCTGGCCCAATATGGCACGAATCATTGTAGGAACGCTAATAGAAATCGGAGAAGGTAATATCGCACCTGAATATATGGAAGAGGTACTTTTAAGTGGTGATAGAAGCAAAGCCGGAGAAACTGCTGAGGCAAGAGGACTTTTCCTGTTGGATGTAAAATACGAATAA
- the yicI gene encoding alpha-xylosidase encodes MKFTDGFWLKRKGVTVFSPAEVRDYVINEKSVILYAPVVKINHRGQTLQGPLLTLEISSPSCDIIKVKSQHYIAKLPVYPTFELNSDDAFVPEIVESEDEIVLKSGNTSVTIVKKDFSLSFYYGDKLLTKSGNGQMGYITTDDGPHFREQLDLAVGECVYGLGERFSAFVKNGQSVDIWNEDGGTSSEQSYKNIPFYVTNKGYGIYVNHPEKVSFEVASEAVSRVQFSVPGEKLEYFVVGGNGLKEVISNYTALTGRPSLPPAWSFGLWLTTSFTTNYDEATVSSFVDGMAERDIPLRVFHFDCFWMKEYEWCNFEWDNEVFPDPVNMIKRLKQKGLKICVWINSYISQKSKLFDEAAEKGYLIKQTNGEAWQWDLWQPGMGIVDFTNTEACKWFASKLHALIDMGVDCFKTDFGERIPVINAVYSNGADPVKMHNYYTYLYNKVVYEVLEERFGKKEAILFARSATVGSQKFPVHWGGDCVSKYESMGESLRGGLSLCMSGFGFWSHDISGFENTASPDLYKRWSAFGLLSTHSRLHGSSSYRVPWLFDEESVDVVRYFSKLKCSLMPYLYGVATETANTGVPAMRSMILEFTKDRACDYLDTQYMLGDSLLVAPVFRPDGTVDYYLPKDPSKGSSLWTNFLTNKRVEGGTWQYETHDFMSLPLMVRPNSIISVGNNENVPDYNYLDGTVLHVFELSDFEAATTIVYDMEGEAKGTVKAVKEGNKVTLSVNGLENYSVIMRNIEKIGELNGAILEENKLGVKLIPQKNNTEVSFIIL; translated from the coding sequence ATGAAATTTACAGACGGATTTTGGTTGAAACGAAAGGGAGTTACTGTTTTTTCCCCTGCCGAAGTAAGAGACTATGTTATCAATGAAAAATCAGTTATCTTATATGCTCCAGTAGTAAAAATCAATCACAGAGGGCAAACTTTGCAAGGCCCTTTGCTTACTCTTGAGATTAGTTCTCCTAGCTGTGACATCATAAAGGTAAAATCCCAGCACTATATAGCAAAACTTCCGGTGTATCCGACTTTTGAGTTAAACTCAGATGATGCATTTGTTCCAGAAATCGTAGAAAGCGAAGATGAAATCGTTTTAAAAAGCGGTAATACATCCGTAACCATTGTAAAAAAAGACTTCTCATTAAGTTTTTATTATGGAGACAAGCTTCTTACCAAGAGTGGAAATGGACAAATGGGCTATATTACGACTGATGATGGTCCTCACTTCCGTGAACAGCTGGATCTTGCTGTAGGAGAGTGTGTATATGGACTTGGTGAACGTTTTTCTGCTTTTGTAAAAAATGGACAGAGCGTTGATATCTGGAATGAAGACGGCGGAACCTCTTCAGAACAGTCTTATAAAAATATTCCCTTTTATGTAACTAACAAAGGATACGGTATCTATGTAAACCATCCTGAGAAAGTATCCTTTGAAGTTGCCTCCGAAGCGGTATCAAGAGTACAGTTTAGTGTTCCCGGTGAAAAATTAGAGTACTTTGTAGTTGGCGGAAATGGCTTAAAAGAAGTAATTAGTAATTATACTGCTTTAACCGGAAGACCTTCATTGCCACCGGCCTGGTCCTTTGGTCTGTGGTTGACAACTTCTTTTACCACCAATTATGACGAAGCTACCGTATCTTCCTTTGTAGACGGTATGGCTGAGAGAGATATTCCTCTAAGAGTATTCCATTTTGATTGTTTCTGGATGAAGGAGTACGAATGGTGTAATTTTGAATGGGACAATGAAGTATTTCCTGACCCTGTAAATATGATAAAGCGATTGAAGCAAAAAGGTCTTAAAATATGTGTTTGGATCAACTCTTATATCTCCCAAAAATCCAAATTGTTTGATGAGGCTGCTGAAAAAGGATATCTTATCAAACAAACTAACGGGGAAGCCTGGCAATGGGATTTGTGGCAGCCTGGTATGGGGATTGTAGATTTTACAAATACAGAGGCCTGTAAATGGTTCGCCAGCAAGCTGCATGCCCTTATTGATATGGGTGTAGATTGCTTTAAAACGGATTTTGGTGAAAGAATTCCTGTAATAAATGCTGTTTATAGCAATGGTGCGGACCCTGTTAAAATGCATAACTATTATACCTATCTTTACAATAAGGTGGTTTATGAGGTACTGGAAGAGAGATTTGGTAAAAAAGAAGCAATCCTTTTTGCCAGAAGTGCTACAGTAGGTTCCCAGAAGTTCCCGGTGCACTGGGGCGGAGACTGTGTTTCCAAATATGAATCCATGGGTGAAAGCCTTAGAGGAGGATTGTCTCTTTGTATGTCAGGCTTTGGTTTCTGGAGCCATGATATCAGCGGCTTTGAAAATACCGCTTCACCTGACCTCTATAAGAGATGGTCTGCTTTTGGTCTTTTATCCACCCACAGCAGACTTCACGGAAGCAGTTCTTATCGTGTGCCCTGGTTATTTGATGAAGAATCTGTGGATGTAGTACGCTATTTCAGTAAATTAAAATGCAGCTTAATGCCATACCTCTATGGTGTTGCCACTGAAACTGCTAATACCGGCGTTCCGGCAATGCGTTCTATGATACTTGAATTTACAAAGGACAGAGCCTGTGATTATCTGGATACCCAGTATATGTTAGGAGATTCCTTACTTGTAGCACCTGTTTTCAGACCTGATGGAACCGTTGATTATTACCTTCCCAAAGACCCAAGTAAGGGAAGCAGTCTTTGGACTAATTTCTTAACCAATAAGCGTGTAGAAGGCGGGACTTGGCAATATGAAACTCATGATTTTATGAGCCTTCCCCTTATGGTAAGACCAAATTCCATTATATCGGTCGGCAATAATGAGAATGTGCCGGATTATAATTATCTTGATGGTACTGTGTTACATGTATTTGAGTTATCGGATTTCGAAGCTGCAACCACTATTGTTTACGATATGGAGGGAGAAGCGAAAGGAACAGTAAAAGCTGTAAAAGAAGGAAATAAGGTTACCCTTTCTGTGAACGGTCTAGAAAATTACTCTGTAATTATGAGAAATATTGAAAAAATTGGTGAATTAAACGGTGCTATACTGGAAGAAAACAAACTGGGAGTAAAACTTATCCCTCAAAAGAATAATACAGAAGTAAGTTTTATTATTTTATAA
- a CDS encoding GNAT family N-acetyltransferase has translation MNYNLKENIIPALPDLLTLYNDAGWSNYTKDEELLLKAYHHSMYVLTAWSDDKLVGILRIVGDGYTIVYIQDLLVLKDYQHMGIGSALMKKALNKYKEVYQVILMTDDNPTLRAFYEKMGLMLGGAYGCIPFMKFNFT, from the coding sequence ATGAACTACAATTTAAAAGAAAATATAATACCAGCTTTACCTGATCTACTTACGCTTTATAACGATGCAGGATGGAGTAATTATACCAAAGATGAAGAGCTGCTCTTAAAAGCGTATCATCACTCCATGTATGTTTTAACCGCATGGTCTGATGATAAACTTGTAGGTATACTGCGTATTGTAGGTGATGGATATACGATTGTTTATATACAGGATTTACTTGTATTAAAAGATTATCAGCACATGGGTATAGGCTCTGCGCTTATGAAGAAGGCGTTAAATAAATACAAGGAGGTATATCAAGTTATATTAATGACAGATGATAATCCAACCTTAAGAGCATTCTATGAAAAAATGGGACTGATGCTGGGTGGGGCTTATGGCTGTATTCCATTTATGAAGTTCAATTTTACATAA
- a CDS encoding coiled-coil domain-containing protein encodes MIVSKQELQRLLKVEQDYENSLYLIEELSNNFDKSKAQLVKREQENKQLQQKAAYLQGEISKYNEITTEIEEYVKEREKQLTNLSQDVMDYKAKISSMLIEKESLSAIIQELQMDIHSLEEKQDQHETALKADREELDEKDKQINEYIKLLEEAKLIFSEKENEIERLLISSKENETKLEEKTSILESKLLLIQELETNAEVNKSSFIKLQTQLEEIQQEMQEVKQNHASITLQLQDKEAELEVSREQLAISREEYNRKAEEYDTLNTHTQTTEKILNNQKEEINSLTETIHTSSQKIAELTSILSITDKEKSDLLGQLEGKFTEAEELRAKIKELNDLLELSGEENLTVSSQLDTAKKEVQNLLEEKRIISEESEQQINLLTEQFQLEKSEQQSKYEQEISKASNTIKELEGELDSAKAAAIQELEEYKEYAEQERIIYESLTQQKLEDFRNQFEEEKKKIKTQSEQELGEYIKQAEQEKANIELLAAQKLEDYQKYVEQEKTDFATLTELKFEEFKKKLEQEKIELKELATLELKEYKNQAELDKNLIKEQAENKLTELKKQTIIEQERIFDEFEKEKSSLEKQLSDSNNEKDKLQKLLNAAEDFISELNQKLNLLEDVNHSLQMDKEELKELNETEINVLRKEFETEINVLRKEFETEKTSLQTQYTKQLNHHIEQHEIELMELKKEYEETLSVIEQQQNQIDTLQTSGKELSEEVLRLQEYELLIKEKNEQLEQRKQHVYRLEQKLHELHLEEEKKDEEFNVKLEQIMQLMKENEILSEEAKQSEDSYELLQHQLKDLESERESLWNQIREKEEKINLFTHNLEEQKDNSFEQYKALAKQNEKIEEQTEVIQQLYDKNKDLEIKYASLLTDFNKLQLTANKSIEDTDLNEALIEKDKLIDNLETQVLEMMIELERKEDRVV; translated from the coding sequence ATGATTGTTTCAAAGCAGGAATTACAGCGTTTATTAAAAGTAGAACAAGACTATGAAAACAGTTTGTATTTGATAGAGGAATTAAGTAACAATTTTGATAAAAGTAAAGCACAGTTAGTAAAGCGGGAGCAGGAAAACAAACAACTTCAGCAAAAAGCAGCTTATTTACAAGGGGAGATATCAAAATATAATGAGATTACTACTGAAATTGAGGAGTATGTTAAAGAAAGAGAAAAACAGCTTACCAATTTAAGTCAGGATGTAATGGATTATAAAGCAAAAATATCATCCATGCTAATTGAAAAAGAAAGTCTATCAGCTATTATCCAAGAGCTCCAAATGGATATTCATTCTCTGGAGGAAAAGCAAGACCAGCATGAGACTGCCTTAAAAGCCGACAGAGAAGAATTGGATGAAAAAGACAAGCAAATTAATGAATACATAAAACTATTGGAAGAGGCTAAGCTTATTTTTTCTGAAAAAGAAAATGAGATTGAAAGGCTTTTAATAAGTTCAAAAGAGAATGAAACAAAGCTCGAAGAAAAAACATCTATACTAGAAAGTAAACTCTTACTTATTCAGGAATTAGAAACAAATGCAGAAGTAAACAAGAGCTCATTCATAAAGTTACAGACCCAATTGGAAGAAATTCAGCAGGAGATGCAAGAAGTTAAGCAAAACCATGCATCAATAACTTTACAGCTACAGGATAAAGAAGCTGAACTAGAAGTATCCAGAGAACAATTAGCTATTTCCAGAGAAGAGTATAATCGCAAGGCAGAAGAATATGATACTTTAAACACTCATACTCAGACTACTGAAAAGATTCTAAACAATCAAAAAGAAGAGATTAACAGTCTAACAGAAACTATACATACAAGTTCTCAGAAAATAGCAGAATTGACCTCTATATTAAGTATCACGGATAAAGAAAAATCTGATTTGCTGGGCCAGTTAGAGGGTAAATTTACAGAAGCCGAGGAGTTAAGGGCCAAAATTAAGGAGTTAAATGATCTACTGGAATTGTCTGGGGAAGAGAATCTTACAGTATCTAGTCAATTGGATACTGCAAAGAAAGAAGTTCAGAATCTTCTGGAGGAAAAAAGAATAATTTCAGAGGAATCTGAACAACAAATTAACTTATTAACAGAACAGTTCCAGCTTGAAAAATCCGAGCAGCAGTCGAAATATGAGCAAGAAATATCCAAGGCTTCTAATACTATAAAAGAACTTGAAGGAGAATTGGATTCAGCAAAAGCTGCCGCTATACAGGAATTGGAAGAGTATAAGGAATATGCTGAACAAGAAAGAATCATATATGAATCCCTTACCCAACAGAAATTAGAAGATTTCAGGAATCAGTTCGAAGAAGAAAAGAAAAAAATAAAGACCCAATCAGAGCAAGAACTTGGAGAATATATAAAACAGGCTGAGCAGGAAAAAGCTAATATTGAATTGCTTGCAGCACAAAAGCTGGAAGACTATCAAAAATATGTTGAACAAGAAAAAACTGATTTTGCGACCCTTACAGAACTGAAGTTTGAAGAATTTAAGAAAAAGCTGGAACAAGAAAAGATTGAATTAAAAGAGCTTGCAACCTTAGAGTTAAAAGAATATAAAAACCAGGCTGAGTTGGATAAAAATCTTATAAAGGAACAGGCTGAGAATAAATTAACGGAACTAAAGAAACAGACAATTATTGAACAGGAAAGAATATTTGACGAGTTTGAAAAAGAAAAATCATCTCTAGAAAAACAGTTATCCGATTCTAATAATGAAAAAGACAAATTGCAAAAACTACTCAATGCTGCAGAAGATTTCATCAGCGAACTCAATCAAAAACTTAACCTGCTGGAGGATGTGAATCATTCTTTACAAATGGATAAGGAAGAGTTAAAAGAACTTAATGAAACTGAAATAAATGTTCTGCGTAAAGAATTCGAAACTGAAATAAATGTTCTGCGCAAAGAATTCGAAACAGAAAAAACTTCTTTGCAGACTCAATACACGAAGCAACTCAATCATCATATAGAACAACATGAAATAGAATTAATGGAACTTAAGAAGGAATACGAGGAGACACTTTCCGTAATAGAACAGCAACAAAATCAAATAGATACTCTTCAAACTTCCGGAAAAGAACTTTCAGAAGAGGTACTGAGACTTCAGGAATATGAATTATTAATAAAAGAAAAAAATGAACAGCTCGAACAAAGAAAACAGCATGTTTATCGATTAGAACAAAAGCTGCATGAGCTTCATCTGGAGGAGGAAAAGAAGGATGAAGAATTCAATGTAAAACTAGAACAGATAATGCAATTAATGAAAGAAAATGAGATATTATCCGAAGAAGCCAAGCAGTCTGAGGACTCTTATGAGTTATTACAGCATCAGCTTAAAGATCTGGAATCTGAGAGAGAGAGCTTATGGAACCAAATCAGGGAGAAAGAAGAGAAGATAAATCTTTTCACCCATAATTTAGAGGAACAGAAAGATAATTCATTTGAGCAATATAAAGCTTTAGCAAAGCAGAATGAAAAAATAGAAGAGCAAACAGAAGTAATACAGCAATTATATGATAAAAATAAGGATTTAGAAATCAAATATGCTTCCTTACTTACTGACTTTAATAAGTTACAATTAACTGCAAATAAATCAATTGAAGACACGGATTTAAATGAAGCGTTAATAGAAAAGGACAAACTCATTGATAATCTTGAAACACAAGTACTTGAAATGATGATCGAACTAGAGAGGAAGGAAGATAGGGTAGTATAA